The DNA sequence tattttgttcatatttttattgttaaggtctatatatatatatatatatatatatatatatatatatatatatatatatatatatatatatatatattttttttttttttttttgcttacaGTATGATGATTAACATTGTACTTTAGCAAAACATGCGAACGTactatatgtgtacatgcgtgtatatatatatatatatatatatattatataaatatgtataatatgtatgtgcattatataatgtatatacgtgTGCGAACCGTTCTCGAAACTATGGTTGTACCTACTATATAATTGCCTTAATTATACTACTAAAACAACTGCGTTAcaaacatttttttgtacgaaattatttatataactgAAATTTTATCGTCATTTGACTAATATTTCAAACATGTCTGCTGTTTTATCACTCTGCTACATATATGAAATgagagaaaagaaaaattttattctattaaacctcaatatatgaaaaacctttttatttttatctttatctttatcttatctttatttttattattatttttttttttttttttataaaatgtataaaatttatgttgCGTCATCATCATATTAAATAGTTTTATAATACCaccttattttgtttaattttcaCATTAGTAGTAAGTCTATCATATGATACCACTAAATAATTTACTAAATGTccgaagaaaaaaaaagctttCCTAACAAGTGTGCAGGTAAGAATGTAAAATAgtgtttaaaataatatagtaatggataatgtttttaaaaaaataatgcgcTCTCGGTATTTAGAactaatatgtaatatgtcCGTTATACatgaagtaaaattaaagcTTTAAATAGGCACAAAgggaaataaagaaaaaaattagcaccatcatatatatttttatatatatatatgaatgcataaatatatgtgtataaatatgtacacataaacTTGTGTGTGTGTTTGTAACTCATTTTGTAAGCATGAAAAATGGGATGGTTAAAAGGAAAAGTGTTTCCTCATAAACTTTTCtactttctttttaatattttcatttacaaaatagattttttcttttttctcccCTTTATCCCCGCGGTACACATTTAAAGGAAGAGTTAATTTTTGCAAATATACCTGTATAAagtcatatattatatgaatataaaattatatcaaaaaattaaaaaacaaaaatatatatatatatatatataaatattttactaaataCAATTTCTCCTTTATAATGAACATCCCCAATTCTgtcttattttttgttttggcAATATACGTTTTGCTTGGGTGTTCAGGTGTTGTCCTTCGTTTAATGAATTTGAAGGCACaacataaatgaatgaaaaaacataaatacatgtatgtgATCAAAAATTGtactataaaaaaggaagtaggattttttttttttctttttttttttttttttttaataattaaaaaggtaTTGCATTTTACTTATCGTTTATAATTaactttaaaatatgaaaatttttattgttaacatatattaatatatacatatatatattattatgtatctatgtataaatacatatacatatacatatacatatacatatacatgtacatgtacatatataagtcaCTATAATTTTGTACGTCATAGGTAGCGCTACCACGTGCCTCCGAAAGTTGTAactataatgtaatatattatttctttaaattataaaataaaaaaaaaaaaaagcgaatcgaatttttgttttttttaatcctaTACATAcctataataaaaattttattatttaatcttATAATTCTTCATTGCAATTTTTcagtttctttttttaccaCCTTAagggaatatttttttttacatatataatagtaattattattattatagtaaataaataataataatattaatattaataaattggatattttgtatatactgaaatttattatttttggtTAAAGGTTATTAAAAAGTTTGACTCACTCCTGCTGCCactcttaaaaaatttttttttttttttttttttttttggcttattttttcataatctAACTATTTGTTTAAATTGAAATGCggatgtattattttataagttacataaatataaataataatatattttaaacatttttcttctatatttAGCACTtagttaaaattatttaaactattatgagtacaaaataattattaaaaatatatgtgatatatatatatattagttgggacaatgattttttttttttttttttaaattcgtatatatgtagagttgatagtatataatttcttaagAACATATTCTCCTTTTCGTTTAACAGTAAAATTACTTGgctttttcccttttttcttcctaatatatatatgtacttatgtcCTACATTTCGCTTATAACATTTGAAcgaatttttttgttttgttctatttttcgagccaaaaaaaaaaaaaaaaaaaaaaaaaaatttcgcaGATTTAATCTATATAAACgtactaataataaaagctAGCCTTGTTTTACATCTTTTCTAaagcttatatttttttttttagtgcTGATGACCTTATTTTTGTTCTAATAAtgatgttattttttatttgaaattttcaaaatataataaaaaaacacctaagtatatatatatatactattttttattatttcttactatattatatatatattttatatgtttgtaattatccattatatgaataactatttatgaacattttatttttttttttttttctttttgtaatttaaaaataatacaaaaatcatattaatgtggaaaaataaatcagAAGCCTTGAAAAATACTAGATTGATGCattaattgaaaatattgatAAGCAACCAGAAGTTACAATcgagtatatatacatatatatatatacatatatatacatatatatacatataaaatacttatataagTACCCTtgaaatatagaaaaaatgacGAATTCAAAGAAAAATCATATTACGAGGGGGAGAGTCAATATTTCCCCCTTTCTTAGGAAAATATGTTTGTTCTCTCTTTTCTTTTGGACATcagatatttttaataatgtacgatttaaaatttaaagtaacgtatataaaaaagaaaaataagagtTACTCTCTTCTCCCCTTTTGTTGAGttgtttatgtatgtacgtatgtatggcTATATTTCATTTCACCTAAAATATGGCATTATAAAAGAGCTAACGTGAAAATGGATATACATACGGATGTAAACGCACATATGTagatctatatatatatatatatatatatatatatatatatatatatatgcatatatacggATGcgtgtacatgcatatatactattttcCTTATGTCctattatgatattttttcccCCCTCTTATTAGTGCACATACAGTGACAAACTCTCTAGTAAGGAATACCACACAGAAAAAATGTTAGAAGTAAAATCTAGAAGAGTGTTAACACAATCTAATAATAGGTCCATTCATTATCCTTATGGATACAGTGGATATTCATATTCCGgaggaaataataaaaacaaaaataaacctcaaaattattctatagggaaaaataagaatgaaaataaattacataattCTCCTATTAAAGTGggtaaaaattatgtatgtcCAAAAGATAGTAATTTAACACATCATGAAAAATTGAAACCTCAAAATTATGATACTAAGGATAAAgcagaaaaaatgaattcaccctatttaataaaagataacataaaaaaagaaacattaGGTAGTTACATAACGAgagaaaacgaaaaaaaaggatcAGATAATTACATAACGagagaaaacaaaaaaaaaggatcaGATAATTACATAACGagagaaaacaaaaaaaaaaaatgttcagaCCATTATATAACAAAAGGTAATAaagacagaaaaaaaaaaaaaaaaatccataTGAAATGGAAGAAGATCCAGAATTCAAATTAGAATCATCAGAACAACCGGCGGGGGAAGGAATTTATGACCAACATAAAACCTCATCTAAAAAAATGCCGAATGTATATGAACCATTAATAACTCCTACCGTTGCACAGATGTTGTACACGGGACTACCAAACAAAAATACACAAGGAACGAGTTCTAATATACCAACACAGAAAATACCAGAGAATTCAGGATTAAGCCCGTCGGGAAAACATCAGGGGGGGCAGAGGAATGAACAACAAGAACCCCCCTGTAAGCCACTAAAGGAAGTATATGAACCATTAATAACTCCTAGCGTTGCTCAAATGTTGTATACAGAAAAACCAAACGAAAGCGCGAACCAAAAAGGGGAAGGGGAATGTGAAGAAGAAAGCGAAGAAGAAAGCGAAGAAGAAAGTGAAGAAGACAGCGAAGAAGAAAGTGAAGAAGACAGCGAAAAAAGCGAAAGTACAAGCGAAGATGTAAGTGAAGAAGGGGCCACAGATGGGCAGTGATGCAACAAGGATGAGGAGGACTCTTCCATTGATGATTCTTCCAATAGCgatgaagaaaatgaaagaaaagaagatgAATACTCAACAAATAAACGgggaaattataaaaacttaCTTGAAAACTATAACGAAagtgaaaatttatttagtCAACCTATGAACAAAGAAAGTATTTCATACTTAAACGAATTAAAGAATGAACAATAATGAGATgtaaaaggataaatatatatatatagatagatagatagataaCACACAACAAATCAATAGTAGGAAAAATGCACAATATATAGTTTTCCAAAAAACTTTTATTAGGGGATCATATTGcataacataaatttatGCAGCTCTTACGAACCCCGTACCATTTTCATGTTAGTGCAAATTCGAAAAGTGcacacatatacgtatgtacatattgtatatatacatatatggaGTATGCTTAATAACATTGGCAATGGATGGAGAGAGGACAACAACTGTATGTTTACGCCCTAAACCTATTTGTTAATCTTGCTTTTTTTCcccatcatttttattttgtttctgtTCCATTTTTTGTCCCTTcttgtttcctttttttttttttgttttttgtgtTTTACTAAGACTTTCAATATAAGtcaatattttcttatggaaatatattttttttttttttttttattatatatatatatatatatatatatatattatatacagaaatatatttttatgttcctttaaattttacatatttttgttatataattatttattttatttatttatttttttttttttttgtcataatattttaaaacatattgcaattttaatttatattacatgtTCCTGTGATAATGAACTATGTTCACAAATATATTCTactacatacacacataaaatatattcttatatgtgtacagacttattttattatatgcatatatatgcaaataacaaaataactcataccatataataataagcactttcaataaataaaatccCTTTTCTTccgtattttatattaatactataTACACCTCTCCAAAGTTTTTAACTATCGAGACtgttatgttttatatttcatattttatgttttatatttcatattttatgttttatattttattttttttttttttttttttttgtttttatttttctcataaTTGTTagctaatatttttactactCCAAAACGAACGGGCGAAATAAACAGCCACTGGTATAAGTTTACCTCCCTGggtattatacaaaaattgagaaaacaatttaatgcatattatttgcatactatattaatttttaaaaaaataataataaaataaaataaaataatcttATACTTGTAATGTTTATATTTCCAAAGGATGAAAAAACAGTCAAAAGGCATGTGTTATATTGCAGTagttgttttaatatatatatatatatatatatatatatatatatatatatatatatatatatatatatatatatatatatatgtgtgtatatatgtatgagtatatatatgcgtatacatatgggtatacatatatatatttgtatatgtatgagtatatgcatatatataacatacacATGCGCGTTGCATAAATTTTAAGAGTATCACATTTGCCTTACAGTGACAGACAATTTACGTAAAATTTTTGTGAGCACAATAGGAATATGCAcaaattacttttattttatatatttttgaattttttaaaacacatgtattattatgcttttttatattcagcttaataaatatttttgataaattaaaaaaatataaaaaataaaaatgagtatttaattcaaaaagagacaaataaaaaatatgtccATGTGTAATGAAAGATGgtaatgtataaattttaataaaattctttaaaattaagGAAACCTGGACTCAGTAGGCTCTTTAAAACGCGCACACGTGcatatagatatatgtattcatgtatgtacatgtatgtatgcacgttttacatacataaaaaaaaaaaaaaaaaaaaaaaaagaaggaataaACCACtttaaaaaagcaaatataAAGAGAGAGAAATTCCCCATAACAgtcatacacatatacatacaatacAATTGCCatgttaatttaaattaattgatGTGTATGATTAAAACAGATTGcatattaacaaataatattaacgtaattatatattcaacaGGTAAATAAAAAGGGTCAAAATTCATACATTCATAAATATGGTATCAtggatatataatatatttttgtgctATACTGTATTAGAATTATTGAGCATATCCACAACTGTACTTCAAATTTAGAGGTTCTTATAAAGGGGGTACTACCATTACTgcatagaaaatatatacatatcgGTATAGTACaaacgtacatacatacacaaatacacgcgtacgtacatgtatatataacccatacacatatgtgtatgtgggCAAAACTTTTGGAGGAAAAACTTTTATATTACGGCTTGTTGTATactcaattttttaatttcattcctcattcttttttcatttatttcttaaagATATGAAAATGTACGGATATGCAAATGGGGCAAATATTGCTATGAAAATGGCCTGTAGACTTAAGCCTAACAACAAAGTTGTAAGTGCTGCTGTTATCATAGAAATAACTGGTATAAAtggaataataaattttattactttcaTTGTTTTAGTATTTAATATCCGTTGAGCCTTATCTACAATTTTTCGAAAGAGCttcttgttttttatattatcacatgtgtatttaaatattttatcaattttaatggaattaatgttttttatatacgaTTCAGTAAATGGGTTCATTATATCATCTCTATGGTTGCGCAATTCGTTACTAGACCCCTCACTCGGTGCATAACTCGGTACATTCGATAGATTAACACTAGACCCCTCACTCGGTGCATAACTCAGTACATTCGATAGATTAACACTAGACCCCTCACTCGCATAACTCAGTACATTCGATAGATTAACACTAGACCCCTCACTCGGTGCATAACTCAGTACATTCGATAGATTAACACTAGACCCCTCACTCGGTGCATAACTCAGTACATTCGATAGATTAACACTAGACCCCTCACTCGGTGCATAACACAATACACTATGTAACTTGTCATTTGACTTTCCATACGTTTTATAGGACCATTCATCATACATTCCATCGAGTAGTTTCGTAGTCAACTTATCATGCGTTCCATCGTACATGTTATCTAATATCCCATCTTGTACCTCCCCATATAATGAATGCATAAAGGGGGTGGTCATTACTTTACCTCC is a window from the Plasmodium malariae genome assembly, chromosome: 2 genome containing:
- the PmUG01_02011500 gene encoding Plasmodium exported protein, unknown function, coding for MIRKNSIIMTSSYIDSTYHTGEDDENKGLNPIDDFKTISFEHSQCSSCKIWNKENQEDNLIDILSKGRSLALKNTFKFGGGKVMTTPFMHSLYGEVQDGILDNMYDGTHDKLTTKLLDGMYDEWSYKTYGKSNDKLHSVLCYAPSEGSSVNLSNVLSYAPSEGSSVNLSNVLSYAPSEGSSVNLSNVLSYASEGSSVNLSNVLSYAPSEGSSVNLSNVPSYAPSEGSSNELRNHRDDIMNPFTESYIKNINSIKIDKIFKYTCDNIKNKKLFRKIVDKAQRILNTKTMKVIKFIIPFIPVISMITAALTTLLLGLSLQAIFIAIFAPFAYPYIFISLRNK